In Nitrospirota bacterium, a genomic segment contains:
- the rpmF gene encoding 50S ribosomal protein L32 has product MANPTSRHSRARRDKRRANWKGETPNLGQCPECKELKVPHRACPSCGAYNGTKVLEIVEK; this is encoded by the coding sequence TTGGCAAATCCGACGAGCAGACATTCGAGAGCAAGAAGAGACAAGAGACGGGCAAACTGGAAGGGTGAGACGCCGAACCTCGGCCAGTGCCCGGAGTGCAAGGAGCTTAAGGTCCCTCACCGGGCCTGCCCGAGCTGCGGAGCCTACAACGGCACCAAAGTCCTCGAGATCGTAGAAAAATAA
- a CDS encoding DUF177 domain-containing protein, with translation MKIVIPDIPEEGLTVELEETFSIDGCTVSSPVKAQLAVNRTANEVMITGNLSVELEMPCSRCLKDLRQAQDLPVSVVYHPAEEIGSDKHGLHDDEMDMGFYTGEELDLQELIREQVLLSIQMKPLCTEDCKGICPKCGIDLNTGTCTCVQKEIDPRLEVLKKLLDKEKE, from the coding sequence ATGAAAATAGTTATTCCAGATATACCGGAAGAAGGGCTTACTGTAGAGCTTGAGGAGACGTTCAGTATTGACGGTTGCACGGTCTCTTCTCCGGTGAAGGCGCAGCTGGCCGTGAACAGGACCGCAAATGAGGTCATGATCACGGGGAACCTTTCCGTGGAACTGGAAATGCCGTGCAGCAGGTGCCTGAAAGACCTGCGGCAGGCTCAGGACCTTCCGGTGAGCGTCGTGTATCATCCTGCCGAGGAGATCGGCTCGGATAAGCACGGACTCCATGATGATGAGATGGACATGGGGTTTTATACGGGCGAGGAGCTGGACCTGCAGGAGTTGATCAGAGAACAGGTTTTGCTCAGTATTCAGATGAAACCTCTCTGCACGGAAGACTGCAAGGGCATCTGCCCGAAATGCGGCATTGACCTGAACACCGGTACCTGTACCTGTGTTCAGAAAGAGATAGACCCCAGGCTTGAGGTCTTAAAGAAATTATTAGACAAAGAAAAGGAGTAG
- a CDS encoding MtrB/PioB family outer membrane beta-barrel protein, producing the protein MKKILIALFIGIVFLNSQVSAGEPTEAAKQPETTEAADVSEEHYLFPVIPPEVTLTGGYRFVSDRGAATADEYEYLHNSPVFGGDVRYFSFPHRFHLNLDFENRKDYYGDINYAYEDIVIFRGINRTLYHNLDNLTLIDTNPADSLYRVTRRDPGNLYGVKVGMSNFFLRFKTHDFPFHVYAEGGLVTRDGSQQQRFYLGSTNPSSGYRTSDSRNTDWQTKALTVGVNSHFGPIEIDYSHGEKWFSVNGDAVLFDPYAAVTQNATRPARAAGDYAHNLIPELRGSSDTLKLHTSYTGGLVASATLSKLDRENRDSGARATHTIAAGEITWVAAPKLTFFLKYRHKEADIDNPSDIRVSDRTGINIVTYGKNDGFGSIKDSISSSTDTVTGIVRYRPVSGVVFRGEIIHDVVNRTDAAEWGIPDKTTRNLASLSADVRLMKNLNAKVKYTHKDIEHPANNVEPDWADEIRTSVSWVPTPRLNAMVSYGWAKEKRSELVGLVNLPADDREVLRDRFLGSLTYLVLNDLSLTASYAYMHNKTAQDIASGTVTDLMVPNKIFAHFYGADLNYTPKTNLTIGAGISYTLSSGTFYPSEPDLLNPSIAAFSELRTKETVYHVSGEYRFKHGFSVGVQYKYSRLDDAIDNAYDDVQDGRAHIVFLTLSKKW; encoded by the coding sequence ATGAAAAAGATATTAATTGCCCTGTTTATCGGAATAGTGTTCCTGAACTCTCAGGTGTCTGCCGGAGAGCCAACTGAGGCGGCAAAGCAGCCTGAGACGACAGAAGCAGCGGATGTATCTGAAGAGCATTACCTTTTTCCCGTTATTCCTCCGGAAGTAACCCTCACCGGCGGTTACCGCTTTGTCTCTGACAGAGGTGCAGCCACGGCTGACGAATATGAATACCTGCATAATTCCCCTGTCTTTGGCGGGGACGTAAGATACTTCAGCTTTCCTCACCGGTTTCATCTTAATCTTGATTTCGAGAACAGAAAGGATTATTACGGAGATATCAATTATGCGTATGAAGACATCGTAATTTTCCGGGGTATAAACCGCACCCTCTATCATAATCTCGATAATCTGACGCTGATCGATACCAACCCTGCTGATTCCCTGTATCGGGTGACCCGCAGGGATCCGGGAAATCTGTATGGTGTTAAGGTTGGTATGAGTAATTTCTTTTTGCGGTTCAAGACTCATGATTTCCCCTTTCATGTCTATGCAGAGGGCGGACTGGTCACACGAGACGGCAGTCAGCAGCAGAGATTTTATCTCGGCAGCACAAACCCTTCGAGCGGGTACAGGACCTCTGATTCCCGCAATACGGACTGGCAGACAAAGGCACTTACCGTTGGGGTGAACAGTCATTTCGGGCCGATCGAGATCGATTATTCTCATGGTGAAAAGTGGTTCAGTGTGAATGGCGACGCAGTGCTGTTCGATCCCTATGCTGCTGTTACGCAGAATGCTACCCGTCCGGCGAGGGCTGCCGGTGACTATGCGCATAATCTTATCCCCGAACTCAGAGGTTCATCGGACACGCTCAAGCTTCATACGTCCTATACAGGAGGGCTGGTCGCTTCAGCAACGCTCTCAAAACTTGACCGTGAGAACAGGGACAGCGGAGCACGTGCAACTCACACTATCGCAGCCGGGGAGATAACCTGGGTGGCCGCACCGAAACTGACTTTTTTCCTGAAATACCGGCACAAGGAAGCGGACATTGACAATCCTTCGGACATAAGAGTTTCTGACAGGACAGGAATAAATATTGTTACCTACGGAAAGAATGACGGCTTCGGTTCGATCAAGGATTCCATATCTTCCTCAACCGATACCGTGACCGGGATTGTCCGGTACAGACCTGTGTCAGGAGTTGTCTTCAGGGGAGAAATTATTCATGATGTTGTCAACCGGACTGATGCCGCTGAATGGGGCATTCCTGATAAGACCACCAGGAACCTGGCTTCGCTCTCCGCAGACGTGAGGCTCATGAAAAACCTGAACGCCAAGGTAAAATATACGCATAAGGATATCGAGCACCCCGCTAATAACGTCGAGCCTGATTGGGCTGATGAGATTCGCACATCAGTTTCCTGGGTGCCGACGCCCAGGCTGAATGCGATGGTGAGCTACGGGTGGGCAAAAGAGAAGAGGTCTGAACTTGTCGGGCTGGTAAATCTTCCGGCTGACGACAGGGAGGTTTTGCGGGACAGATTTTTGGGTAGTTTAACCTATCTGGTTCTCAACGATCTTTCCCTGACTGCAAGCTATGCCTACATGCATAATAAGACCGCACAGGACATTGCAAGCGGGACGGTTACCGACCTGATGGTTCCGAACAAGATCTTCGCCCATTTTTACGGGGCGGATCTGAACTATACGCCGAAGACCAATCTGACCATTGGTGCTGGTATAAGTTATACGCTCAGCAGCGGCACGTTCTATCCTTCTGAACCCGATCTCCTGAATCCTTCCATTGCTGCGTTTTCCGAACTAAGGACAAAGGAAACGGTTTATCATGTATCCGGAGAATACCGCTTCAAGCACGGCTTCTCGGTAGGCGTGCAGTATAAGTATTCCCGGCTGGATGATGCGATCGACAATGCATATGATGATGTGCAGGACGGCAGAGCGCATATCGTGTTCCTGACGCTTTCGAAGAAATGGTAA
- a CDS encoding slipin family protein: protein MSLFTPFLTLMILSLFFGFYILTSAIKILKEYERGVVFRLGRIIPIKGPGLVLIWPIIDKLVRVSLRTITMDVPPQDIITRDNITVKVNAVIYFRVMDPIRAITEVEDFYYATSQISQTTLRSVLGQGQLDDLLAKRDELNAELQKVIDFQTEPWGIKVSTVEVKNVDLPVEMQRAIARQAEAERERRAKIIHAEGEFQASQKLADAASVISSQPIALQLRFLQTLTEIATEKNSTILFPVPIDTLKYFIGPDKAKAES from the coding sequence ATGTCACTATTCACGCCATTTCTGACGTTGATGATACTAAGCCTGTTTTTTGGCTTCTATATTTTGACGAGCGCGATAAAGATCCTCAAGGAATACGAACGCGGCGTTGTCTTCAGACTCGGAAGGATCATACCGATCAAGGGGCCGGGGCTTGTCCTCATCTGGCCGATCATTGACAAGCTGGTCAGGGTAAGCCTCCGGACCATAACCATGGATGTGCCGCCGCAGGATATCATCACCCGGGACAATATTACCGTGAAAGTAAATGCTGTCATTTACTTCAGGGTCATGGATCCCATCAGGGCGATCACGGAAGTTGAGGATTTCTATTATGCCACCTCGCAGATTTCGCAGACCACACTGAGGAGTGTGCTGGGCCAGGGTCAGCTGGATGACCTGCTCGCAAAGCGCGATGAACTGAACGCAGAACTCCAGAAGGTGATCGATTTCCAGACAGAGCCCTGGGGCATAAAGGTCTCAACCGTGGAAGTAAAAAATGTAGATCTGCCGGTTGAGATGCAGCGCGCCATAGCCCGCCAGGCAGAGGCAGAGCGCGAGCGGAGGGCAAAGATAATCCATGCAGAGGGTGAATTCCAGGCCTCGCAAAAACTCGCTGATGCAGCTTCAGTGATATCGTCTCAGCCGATCGCCCTGCAGCTCAGATTCCTGCAGACCCTGACCGAGATCGCAACAGAGAAGAACTCGACAATTCTCTTTCCTGTCCCCATTGACACACTGAAGTATTTCATAGGCCCGGATAAAGCGAAGGCTGAGTCATAG
- the plsX gene encoding phosphate acyltransferase PlsX — translation MNVVLDAMGGDHAPTVNIDGALETVHESDDIHVTLVGDETVIRKELRGRKYRPGSISIVHASQVVEMHESPSVAIRKKKDSSIRVGIGLVKAGKADAFVSAGHSGAVMGTSLLLLGMSKGVDRPAIATLMPNLKDKFLILDVGANVDCTPRNLHQFALMGNIYCQLILGREKPKVGLLGIGEEDSKGNELTKEAFKLIKGSSLNFIGNIEGRDIFSGKADVVVCDGFTGNIALKISEGLAETIIKMLKREISGITAGRLGYLMLRPAFRNFKKKTDYDEFGGAPLLGINGTSIISHGRSSSKAIRNALKVAHDFARKRVYEAISDAIQSDLHAREA, via the coding sequence ATGAATGTCGTTCTTGATGCCATGGGCGGTGACCATGCGCCGACTGTCAATATTGACGGAGCCCTGGAAACGGTGCATGAGTCCGACGACATTCATGTTACCCTTGTCGGTGACGAAACTGTCATCAGGAAAGAGCTCAGGGGCAGAAAATACAGGCCGGGAAGCATCTCCATAGTCCATGCATCGCAGGTCGTTGAGATGCATGAATCCCCTTCCGTAGCGATCAGAAAAAAGAAGGATTCTTCCATTCGCGTGGGCATCGGGCTTGTCAAGGCAGGCAAGGCTGACGCCTTTGTGAGCGCGGGCCATTCCGGCGCCGTGATGGGCACCTCTCTTCTCCTCCTCGGTATGTCAAAAGGTGTTGACCGTCCGGCAATTGCAACTCTGATGCCGAACCTTAAAGACAAATTCCTGATCCTTGATGTCGGCGCAAATGTCGACTGCACCCCCCGGAATCTTCACCAGTTTGCGCTCATGGGCAACATATACTGCCAGTTGATCCTCGGACGGGAAAAGCCGAAGGTCGGCCTTCTGGGCATCGGCGAAGAGGATAGCAAGGGGAATGAACTGACGAAAGAGGCCTTTAAGCTCATCAAGGGGTCGTCTTTGAACTTTATCGGTAATATCGAAGGCAGGGACATCTTCAGCGGCAAGGCAGATGTTGTTGTCTGTGACGGCTTTACCGGCAATATAGCGCTCAAGATCAGTGAAGGTCTTGCCGAGACCATTATCAAGATGCTCAAGCGGGAGATATCGGGCATCACTGCAGGAAGACTCGGCTATCTCATGCTCAGGCCGGCATTCAGGAACTTCAAGAAGAAGACCGACTATGATGAATTCGGCGGAGCGCCGCTCCTCGGTATTAACGGCACAAGTATCATAAGCCACGGCAGATCATCGTCAAAAGCGATCAGAAACGCCCTCAAGGTTGCGCATGATTTTGCCCGCAAACGCGTGTACGAAGCCATCTCGGATGCTATCCAGTCGGACCTTCATGCCCGTGAGGCTTAG
- the gcvH gene encoding glycine cleavage system protein GcvH — translation MHPQDVKYHKEHTWVRVSGKKGTIGITDYAQDALGDIVYIELPEVDASVEASTEITEIESTKSTSSVISPVSGRIIQINEELSETPEIINEDPYGAGWIAVIELDNPAEIDDLLDASEYGRLVDEESK, via the coding sequence ATGCATCCACAGGACGTGAAGTATCATAAGGAACATACATGGGTCAGGGTTTCCGGCAAAAAAGGAACGATCGGTATAACCGACTATGCGCAGGACGCGCTGGGAGATATCGTCTATATCGAACTTCCGGAGGTCGATGCGTCAGTTGAGGCAAGCACCGAGATCACCGAGATCGAATCCACAAAATCGACATCATCCGTGATCTCGCCGGTCAGCGGAAGGATCATCCAGATCAACGAGGAACTTTCCGAGACCCCCGAGATCATCAACGAGGACCCGTATGGAGCCGGCTGGATAGCCGTGATCGAACTGGATAACCCGGCTGAGATCGATGATCTCCTGGATGCCTCTGAATACGGCAGGCTTGTGGACGAGGAATCTAAGTGA
- the mutS gene encoding DNA mismatch repair protein MutS, with protein sequence MSELTPLMKQYTAVKESYPDAIVLFRLGDFYEMFGEDAEKASRILQIALTSRDKSKDNPLPMCGVPYFASETYISKLIKAGYKVAVCEQVEDPKEARGIVAREVVRVITPGTHTPENPKENTYIISLFPAGRKHGVAAADISTGQFIVFETAENIEDEVSSFEPREIMLPSSLRDNIHYQETLSGYYQTFRDDWSFDYADAYRALTEYFRVSSLDGFGCGGFTAGISAAGALLEYLKTTLKENPDFRKITTFRQTATMFIDAATQRNLELTHNTRDSSREGTLLWALDETLTPMGGRFLRTSLLRPLTDIPLIQARLSAIEYLIDDFELLETIRTCLRRVQDLERLAARVTTGKAHGRDLIAIRASLTELPKLRKALNASREPYLKSLAGEIAELPLHRELIEKGIVDNPPLSIRDGGIIRDGYHAEVDELRSISTTGKDFIAEMEAREKKRTGISSLKVGYNRVFGYYIEVTRSNLDIVPDDYIRKQTLVGGERFITPELKEYESKVLGSEDKLKSLEYQVFNQILLSLRDASDQILRTASALAAADFLSALAVVAKRHNFTRPEIVEDAVIEITEGRHPVLERVLAGERFIPNNTLIDTQDNLLIILTGPNMAGKSTYMRQVALITLMAQMGSFVPAASARIGITDRIFTRIGASDFLVKGQSTFMVEMIEAANIIHNATGRSLIILDEVGRGTSTFDGISIAWAIAEHILNRIQARTLFATHYNELTELAIIHEGVKNFNISVREWGDEIIFLRKIEEGPADKSYGIQVARLAGIPDIIIARAKEVLHNLEKEELNETGAPKFAQQKSGKKKLDQLDLFSSSGGSIIDAILALETDSMKPEEALAKLIELKNRVRL encoded by the coding sequence ATGTCAGAACTCACGCCGCTTATGAAGCAATATACCGCTGTCAAAGAAAGCTATCCCGATGCGATCGTGCTCTTCAGGCTCGGTGATTTTTATGAAATGTTCGGCGAAGATGCGGAGAAGGCATCCCGTATCCTTCAGATCGCCCTCACCTCAAGAGATAAATCAAAGGACAACCCTCTGCCGATGTGCGGGGTTCCCTACTTTGCGTCAGAGACATACATCTCCAAGCTCATCAAGGCCGGCTATAAGGTAGCCGTCTGCGAGCAGGTGGAAGATCCGAAAGAGGCCAGGGGTATTGTTGCCCGCGAGGTCGTGAGGGTAATTACACCCGGCACGCACACGCCTGAGAATCCGAAAGAAAACACCTACATCATCTCACTGTTCCCTGCAGGCAGAAAGCATGGCGTTGCAGCTGCCGACATATCAACAGGCCAGTTCATCGTCTTTGAGACCGCAGAGAATATCGAGGACGAGGTGAGCAGCTTCGAGCCCAGGGAGATCATGCTCCCCTCAAGCCTCAGAGACAACATTCATTACCAGGAGACCCTTTCAGGCTATTACCAGACATTCCGGGATGACTGGTCATTTGACTATGCTGACGCATATCGGGCGCTCACAGAATATTTCCGGGTATCGTCTCTTGACGGGTTTGGCTGCGGCGGGTTCACCGCCGGCATATCAGCCGCAGGAGCGCTCCTTGAGTATCTCAAGACCACCCTGAAGGAAAATCCTGATTTCAGAAAGATTACGACCTTCAGACAGACAGCAACCATGTTCATCGATGCGGCAACCCAGCGCAATCTCGAACTGACGCACAATACCAGGGACAGTTCGCGGGAAGGCACCCTTCTCTGGGCACTCGACGAGACGCTCACCCCCATGGGCGGCAGGTTCCTCAGAACTTCGCTGCTGCGTCCGCTGACAGACATACCGCTGATCCAGGCAAGGCTCAGCGCCATTGAATATCTGATCGATGATTTCGAACTGCTCGAAACCATCCGCACCTGTCTCAGAAGGGTTCAGGATCTGGAGAGGCTTGCCGCACGGGTTACGACAGGCAAGGCACATGGCCGGGACCTTATTGCCATACGGGCATCGCTGACAGAACTGCCGAAGCTCAGAAAAGCCCTGAACGCGTCAAGGGAGCCCTATCTCAAATCCCTTGCCGGGGAGATAGCAGAACTGCCCCTGCACAGGGAACTGATCGAAAAAGGGATCGTCGACAACCCGCCGCTCAGCATCAGGGACGGCGGCATTATCAGGGACGGATACCATGCAGAAGTTGATGAACTCAGATCGATCTCGACGACCGGCAAAGACTTCATTGCCGAGATGGAAGCACGGGAGAAGAAACGTACCGGCATTTCGTCCCTGAAGGTCGGTTACAACAGGGTCTTCGGTTATTACATCGAGGTCACCAGGTCAAACCTTGATATCGTCCCGGATGATTACATCAGAAAGCAGACGCTGGTGGGAGGAGAACGGTTCATTACCCCGGAACTCAAGGAGTATGAGAGCAAGGTTCTCGGTTCCGAGGATAAACTGAAAAGTCTTGAATATCAGGTATTCAACCAGATACTGCTGAGCCTCAGGGATGCTTCTGACCAGATCCTCAGGACAGCATCAGCACTGGCAGCCGCTGATTTTCTCTCTGCTCTTGCGGTCGTTGCCAAGCGGCACAATTTCACAAGACCGGAGATCGTCGAAGACGCGGTGATCGAGATCACGGAGGGCAGGCATCCCGTGCTTGAACGGGTACTGGCCGGAGAGCGCTTCATTCCGAATAATACGCTTATTGACACACAGGATAATCTGCTTATCATCCTGACCGGGCCGAACATGGCAGGCAAGTCCACGTACATGAGACAGGTTGCGCTGATAACCCTCATGGCGCAGATGGGGAGCTTTGTGCCGGCCGCATCGGCCCGCATAGGCATCACGGACAGGATATTTACCCGGATCGGTGCATCGGACTTTCTCGTCAAGGGACAGAGCACCTTCATGGTCGAGATGATAGAGGCTGCCAATATCATCCACAATGCCACCGGCCGGAGCCTCATCATCCTTGACGAAGTCGGCAGGGGCACAAGCACGTTTGACGGCATCAGCATCGCCTGGGCCATTGCAGAGCATATTCTGAACAGAATCCAGGCGCGGACGCTCTTCGCTACGCATTACAATGAACTGACAGAACTGGCCATTATCCACGAAGGGGTAAAAAACTTCAATATCTCGGTCAGGGAATGGGGAGACGAGATCATCTTTCTGAGAAAGATAGAGGAAGGCCCGGCTGATAAAAGCTATGGCATACAGGTTGCGCGTCTTGCCGGCATACCTGATATCATAATCGCCCGGGCAAAAGAGGTTCTGCATAATCTTGAGAAGGAAGAACTGAATGAGACCGGCGCTCCCAAGTTCGCCCAACAGAAAAGCGGCAAGAAAAAGCTCGATCAACTCGATCTGTTTTCCTCTTCTGGCGGCTCGATCATTGACGCGATCCTTGCGCTGGAGACGGACAGCATGAAGCCCGAAGAAGCACTTGCAAAGCTGATCGAACTGAAGAACAGGGTACGGCTTTAA
- a CDS encoding TVP38/TMEM64 family protein gives MDRERVRTFLDSLGPLSFLGFILLQALQVVAAPIPGEVTGVLGGFLYGPLLGLFLSTIGLTIGSWVNFALAKTFGRPFTDKFVSKKTMEKYDYLLHHKGAFLVFVLFLIPGFPKDILCYIIGLGHLTTREFLIISTVGRFGGTVLLTLGGTYLRYQQYYRFSILIGVAIVIIFLSMVYKDKIERIFRIWHISSRKKERGRKKKE, from the coding sequence ATGGACCGGGAACGGGTCCGGACATTTCTTGACTCTCTCGGTCCGCTCTCTTTTCTCGGTTTCATCCTGCTGCAGGCGCTCCAGGTAGTGGCCGCACCCATCCCCGGCGAGGTCACCGGCGTCCTTGGCGGATTTCTCTACGGCCCGCTGCTGGGGCTCTTCCTCTCGACCATCGGGCTTACCATTGGATCATGGGTGAACTTCGCTCTGGCAAAGACATTCGGCAGGCCTTTTACGGACAAATTCGTCTCGAAAAAAACAATGGAAAAATATGACTACCTGCTGCATCACAAGGGGGCATTCCTTGTTTTTGTCCTCTTCCTCATCCCCGGATTTCCTAAAGACATCCTCTGCTATATAATCGGGTTGGGACATCTTACGACCAGGGAGTTCCTGATCATCAGCACGGTGGGGAGATTCGGCGGTACGGTCCTTCTGACCCTCGGCGGCACCTATCTCAGATATCAGCAGTATTACCGCTTCTCAATCCTGATCGGCGTTGCTATTGTGATCATCTTTCTTTCCATGGTATACAAGGACAAGATCGAGAGGATCTTCAGAATATGGCACATCAGTTCGAGAAAGAAAGAGAGAGGCAGGAAGAAAAAAGAATAA
- a CDS encoding DmsE family decaheme c-type cytochrome — protein sequence MVLARRIIVILALLPVLFVGCESLKASKPILPLKDYERMIAGRLDANYVGTQNCLAACHVHDKIKRDFDASTMGMQLSGRSGMPLVNCESCHGPGSLAIEGLTPEKIEADAKAGKQTACDYKTLIDLKNLPSQAKSLICLKCHTANATFNLHNWNAGAHAVSDVSCSDCHNIHAGYDLKVEPKNMAVMCEKCHQEVKAEFALPSHHPVPEKRVVCSDCHDTHGSVNDKLLKKSTVKETCTQCHAEKEGPFVYEHAENMEDCRTCHNPHGSVNNNLLAVKVPFLCLQCHEAHAARDTTGAANALQRRVGIYTRCTDCHSQIHGTDRPSPSGKGRFIQ from the coding sequence ATGGTCTTAGCGCGCAGAATTATTGTTATTCTTGCCCTGTTACCTGTTCTATTCGTTGGTTGCGAATCCCTCAAGGCCTCGAAACCTATTCTGCCTCTCAAGGATTACGAGCGGATGATCGCCGGAAGGCTTGATGCCAACTACGTCGGGACGCAGAACTGTCTTGCAGCCTGCCATGTTCACGACAAGATCAAACGGGATTTTGATGCCAGCACCATGGGGATGCAGCTCTCGGGCAGATCGGGCATGCCGCTTGTTAACTGTGAATCCTGTCATGGACCAGGCAGCCTTGCCATTGAAGGTTTGACGCCTGAAAAGATAGAGGCTGATGCGAAGGCCGGCAAACAGACAGCCTGTGATTACAAGACATTAATAGATCTGAAGAATCTGCCGAGCCAGGCAAAATCACTGATCTGTCTCAAATGCCATACGGCAAATGCTACCTTTAATCTTCACAACTGGAATGCCGGTGCTCATGCGGTCAGCGATGTGTCCTGTTCAGACTGCCACAATATCCATGCAGGATATGACCTGAAGGTCGAGCCGAAGAACATGGCTGTCATGTGCGAAAAATGCCATCAGGAAGTAAAGGCCGAATTTGCTCTGCCGAGTCATCACCCGGTTCCTGAAAAGCGGGTCGTATGCAGCGACTGCCATGATACTCACGGATCGGTGAATGATAAACTGCTGAAGAAGTCTACCGTAAAGGAGACCTGTACGCAGTGCCATGCGGAAAAGGAAGGTCCTTTTGTGTATGAGCATGCAGAGAATATGGAGGACTGTCGTACTTGCCATAACCCTCACGGATCGGTGAACAATAACCTTCTCGCGGTTAAGGTGCCGTTCCTCTGCTTGCAGTGCCATGAAGCGCACGCTGCCCGGGATACGACCGGCGCGGCGAATGCCCTGCAGAGACGGGTCGGGATCTATACGCGCTGCACGGATTGTCATTCTCAAATTCACGGCACTGACCGTCCTTCCCCCAGCGGCAAGGGCAGATTCATTCAATAG
- a CDS encoding ketoacyl-ACP synthase III yields MRARIIATGSYVPESVITNHDLEKIVETSDEWIMDRTGIRERRIADTSQAASDLASEAAQRALKQAHLKPKDIDLVIVATCTPDMPFPSTACILQDKLGIKHAAAFDINAACSGFVYGLHIANSLIKTEAHKRILLVGAEVLSRVTDWQDRTTCVLFGDGAGAVVLEGTKEKRGIMSTHIQSDGSLGDLIMLPGGGSRFSCSQESILKRLHFIKMKGNETFKVAVRTLAELAARTLEENKLDPSKLSLLIPHQANLRIIQATAKRLDLPDEKVFVNIEKYGNTSAASIPIALDEAVRAGRVSEGDHILLEAFGGGLTWASALLKW; encoded by the coding sequence ATACGCGCACGGATCATTGCCACCGGGTCTTATGTCCCTGAGAGCGTCATCACCAATCACGATCTTGAGAAGATCGTCGAAACGTCTGATGAATGGATCATGGACAGGACAGGGATCAGGGAGCGAAGGATCGCGGATACATCCCAGGCTGCTTCTGACCTGGCCAGTGAGGCAGCGCAGAGAGCGCTGAAACAGGCACATCTCAAACCGAAGGACATAGACCTTGTTATTGTTGCTACCTGCACCCCTGATATGCCGTTTCCCTCGACAGCATGCATTCTTCAGGACAAGCTCGGCATAAAACATGCCGCTGCCTTTGATATCAATGCTGCCTGTTCCGGCTTTGTCTACGGCCTGCATATTGCCAATTCCCTGATAAAGACAGAGGCACACAAGAGGATACTCCTTGTCGGTGCTGAGGTCCTGTCAAGGGTGACGGACTGGCAGGACAGGACAACCTGTGTGCTCTTTGGCGACGGCGCCGGCGCCGTGGTCCTGGAAGGCACGAAAGAAAAGCGCGGCATCATGTCAACCCATATTCAGTCTGACGGAAGCCTCGGCGACCTGATCATGCTGCCTGGCGGCGGCTCTCGATTCTCCTGCTCGCAGGAAAGCATCCTGAAGCGGCTCCACTTTATCAAGATGAAAGGAAACGAGACCTTCAAAGTGGCGGTGAGGACCCTTGCGGAGCTTGCCGCAAGAACACTTGAGGAAAATAAACTTGACCCGTCAAAGCTCTCGCTGCTTATCCCTCATCAGGCCAATCTCAGGATCATTCAGGCAACGGCAAAGCGGCTTGATCTCCCGGATGAAAAAGTCTTTGTGAACATCGAAAAGTACGGCAACACCTCTGCCGCATCCATACCCATTGCACTTGATGAAGCAGTCAGGGCAGGGAGAGTCAGCGAAGGAGATCATATTCTTCTTGAAGCCTTTGGCGGCGGTCTCACCTGGGCATCAGCACTGCTGAAGTGGTAG